In one window of Enoplosus armatus isolate fEnoArm2 chromosome 7, fEnoArm2.hap1, whole genome shotgun sequence DNA:
- the commd2 gene encoding COMM domain-containing protein 2, with amino-acid sequence MLLVLSDDHKEHLAFLPKVDAAVVGEFGRIALEFLRRGVSPKIYEGAARKLCVPVEMVQHGVEGLMFLMSESSKHMLSQVDFLDSVLVLGFGEELNQILLQLYLEHHSQIRSILSQLPSNLPAYHNLEWRLDVQLASRSVRQQVIPMLTMRLLLTRGCDSRSDHSSRILQTDPSTLLHLISTLEAALAAIKTSHARRILRNIK; translated from the exons ATGCTGCTGGTTTTGTCTGATGATCACAAAGAACACCTTGCCTTCCTGCCGAAGGTTGACGCCGCAG TGGTTGGAGAGTTTGGTCGCATAGCACTGGAGTTCCTAAGGAGAGGAGTCAGCCCCAAGATCTATGAGGGAGCAGCCA GGAAGCTGTGTGTTCCTGTGGAAATGGTGCAGCATGGAGTGGAAGGCCTGATGTTCCTGATGTCAGAGAGCTCCAAACACATg CTCTCCCAAGTGGATTTCCTGGACTCAGTGTTGGTTTTGGGGTTTGGAGAGGAGCTTAACCAGATCCTTTTACAG ctctaCCTGGAGCACCACAGTCAAATCCGCAGCATCCTGAGTCAGTTGCCCTCCAACCTGCCTGCCTACCACAACCTGGAATGGAGACTGGATGTacag TTGGCGAGTCGTTCAGTCCGTCAGCAGGTCATTCCCATGCTGACAATGCGTCTGCTCCTGACGAGAGGTTGCGACAGCCGCAGTGACCACAGCAGCAGGATTCTCCAGACAGACCCCAGCACCCTCCTGCACCTCATCTCCACACTGGAGGCTGCTCTGGCTGCCATCAAAACCAGTCACGCTCGTCGCATATTACGCAACATCAAATAA